The Montipora capricornis isolate CH-2021 chromosome 6, ASM3666992v2, whole genome shotgun sequence genome has a window encoding:
- the LOC138054603 gene encoding uncharacterized protein — MASACTVKGPANEYFGDLEAAGDAYLCRLFPEWKEADRTYMFPPVFPFRYIAPTGKASGAVPLSKSEEVDVKGDEAELRIFRALDKFGRQESQPMTVLTKFEFKEFIREVLLRKLPVESVDDLFASMTLTDSDLSREIDFLVVHRRAGVVLIEVKATEKFKTNRYLDAKKQLEVAEKFIQALFKAMRITLPVYKVIAMPNVTDVGRDAAGYIDLRKEHLVRGEDECDDIRLFASWWKKHFLEIPPSEDADTMTTFSRFISILVGQRTAISATANILAGVSKTIDEQSFLERSFSKLAKKQKTGIHGSKMVDKPTEKVRPGVLAKQFMFLNYEQLKVWSGPLLQVIMGSPGTGKTILLQYKALECLQKNEKVLVVVPSPLDQLYTKFFIRNGVPDGLTTVITFSQLADFLSKDAEWEATGPLHVFVDEFPVLFGEENHLHLLDSFRDFLVKHQDGHSYQWIVEDSEQLALKDQFESFERKQHKFATLNVIDVSTFVCLLCKDKNFVFSPRLQTMMRYTTEIYRHLVQHYYQLSPIIRLTIDMSDHDDFDFSNTASGLNIGHHISGPQVIEERRTYESFKEGLDHSLQVIKSELGEWLKEKEGQCDYSQFAVLVETPECVDQLSPLMREEGIPICCISDLENAVVLDCQDRALSYEWPIVIAICQSKNNFILISRAMVRLRILWWRQDST; from the coding sequence ATGGCTTCGGCCTGTACTGTCAAAGGACCAGCGAATGAATATTTTGGGGATTTGGAGGCAGCTGGTGATGCGTACCTGTGCCGACTCTTTCCTGAATGGAAGGAAGCTGATAGAACTTACATGTTCCCTCCTGTGTTTCCGTTCCGATACATCGCTCCAACAGGCAAAGCTTCTGGCGCAGTCCCGCTCAGCAAATCGGAGGAAGTGGACGTGAAAGGAGATGAAGCAGAATTAAGGATTTTTCGTGCTCTTGACAAGTTTGGAAGACAAGAAAGCCAACCAATGACCGTTCTGacaaaatttgaatttaaagaATTCATCAGAGAGGTCCTTTTGCGAAAACTTCCCGTTGAAAGTGTTGACGATCTCTTCGCTAGTATGACGCTGACTGACTCGGATCTCTCTAGAGAAATCGATTTTCTTGTTGTACATAGAAGGGCTGGAGTTGTTCTCATAGAAGTTAAGGCAACAGAGAAGTTTAAAACCAACCGTTATTTGGATGCTAAAAAGCAACTCGAGGTGGCAGAGAAGTTTATTCAAGCGCTTTTTAAAGCAATGAGGATAACACTTCCTGTTTACAAAGTTATTGCGATGCCGAACGTGACAGATGTCGGCCGTGACGCAGCTGGTTACATTGATCTTCGAAAAGAGCATTTGGTTAGGGGTGAGGATGAGTGTGATGATATCCGACTTTTTGCGAGCTGGTGGAAGAAGCATTTTCTTGAAATCCCTCCCAGTGAGGACGCAGATACAATGACGACATTCTCCAGGTTTATATCCATACTTGTAGGCCAGAGAACGGCCATCAGCGCTACAGCAAACATACTTGCAGGAGTGTCAAAAACAATTGACGAGCAGAGCTTCCTTGAAAGGAGCTTTTCTAAGCTTgccaaaaaacagaaaacagggATACATGGGTCTAAAATGGTGGACAAACCTACTGAGAAAGTCCGACCTGGTGTTTTGGCAAAGCAATTCATGTTTTTAAACTATGAACAATTGAAAGTATGGAGCGGTCCACTGCTTCAAGTAATTATGGGCTCCCCGGGCACTGGAAAGACAATTTTACTGCAATACAAAGCTTTGGAATGTCTCCAGAAGAATGAGAAAGTGCTTGTGGTTGTACCAAGTCCGCTTGACCAACTGTACACGAAATTCTTCATCAGAAATGGAGTACCCGATGGTTTGACTACCGTCATCACGTTTTCCCAGCTTGCCGATTTTCTCTCTAAAGATGCAGAGTGGGAAGCAACAGGCCCACTGCATGTGTTTGTTGACGAGTTTCCGGTACTTTTTGGGGAAGAAAACCACCTTCATTTGCTAGATTCTTTCCGGGATTTCTTAGTCAAGCACCAGGATGGACATAGTTATCAGTGGATTGTTGAAGATAGCGAGCAATTAGCCCTCAAAGATCAGTTTgaatcatttgaaagaaagcaacATAAGTTtgcaactttgaatgtgattgatGTTTCcacatttgtttgtttgttatgcaAAGACAAAAACTTTGTATTTTCACCACGCCTACAGACAATGATGAGATACACCACTGAAATCTACAGACATTTGGTTCAGCATTATTATCAACTTTCTCCAATAATTCGGTTAACAATAGATATGTCAGACCATgatgattttgatttttcgAACACAGCATCTGGTCTAAACATTGGCCACCACATATCTGGACCTCAGGTTATTGAGGAAAGAAGAACCTACGAGTCTTTCAAAGAAGGTTTGGACCATTCCTTGCAAGTCATCAAGAGTGAGCTCGGTGAGTGGTTGAAGGAGAAAGAAGGCCAGTGTGATTATTCTCAATTTGCTGTCTTGGTCGAGACACCAGAATGCGTCGATCAACTTTCTCCACTGATGAGAGAAGAAGGAATCCCGATTTGTTGCATTAGCGATTTAGAAAATGCTGTTGTACTGGATTGCCAAGATCGTGCTTTGTCCTACGAGTGGCCAATTGTGATTGCCATTTGCCAATCCAAGaacaatttcattttaatttcccGAGCTATGGTCCGGTTGCGGATACTTTGGTGGCGACAAGATAGCACGTAG